Proteins from a genomic interval of Synechococcus sp. A15-28:
- the groES gene encoding co-chaperone GroES, whose product MAAVSLSVSTVKPLGDRVFVKVSESEEKTAGGILLPDTAKEKPQVGEVVQIGPGKRNDDGSRQAPEVGVGDKVLYSKYAGTDVKLGSDEYVLLTEKDILAIVN is encoded by the coding sequence ATGGCAGCTGTTTCTCTCAGCGTCTCCACCGTCAAGCCCCTGGGCGACCGCGTTTTCGTCAAAGTCTCCGAATCCGAGGAGAAGACTGCGGGCGGCATCCTTCTGCCCGATACCGCCAAGGAAAAGCCCCAGGTGGGTGAAGTGGTCCAGATCGGCCCCGGCAAGCGCAACGACGACGGCAGCCGTCAGGCTCCCGAAGTCGGCGTCGGCGACAAGGTGCTCTACAGCAAGTACGCCGGCACCGACGTCAAGCTGGGTAGCGACGAGTACGTCCTGCTCACCGAAAAGGACATCCTGGCCATCGTCAACTGA
- the groL gene encoding chaperonin GroEL (60 kDa chaperone family; promotes refolding of misfolded polypeptides especially under stressful conditions; forms two stacked rings of heptamers to form a barrel-shaped 14mer; ends can be capped by GroES; misfolded proteins enter the barrel where they are refolded when GroES binds) codes for MAKRIIYNENARRALEKGIDILAESVAVTLGPKGRNVVLEKKFGAPQIINDGVTIAKEIELEDHIENTGVALIRQAASKTNDAAGDGTTTATVLAHAMVKAGLRNVAAGANAITLKKGIDKASDFLVSKIKEHSKPIADSNAIAQVGTISAGNDEEVGKMIADAMDKVGKEGVISLEEGKSMETELEVTEGMRFDKGYISPYFATDTERMEAVLDEPYILLTDKKIGLVQDLVPVLEQIARTGKPLMIIAEDIEKEALATLVVNRLRGVLNVAAVKAPGFGDRRKAMLEDMAVLTNGQLITEDAGLKLENAKLEMLGTARRVTINKDTTTIVAEGNEVAVGARCEQIKKQMDETDSTYDKEKLQERLAKLAGGVAVVKVGAATETEMKDKKLRLEDAINATKAAVEEGIVPGGGTTLAHLAPPLEEWAKGNLAGEELIGANIVASALTAPLMRIAENAGANGAVVAENVKSRAISEGYNAANGDYVDMLAAGIVDPAKVTRSGLQNAASIAGMVLTTECIVADLPEKKDAAPAGGGMGGGDFDY; via the coding sequence ATGGCTAAGCGCATCATTTACAACGAGAACGCCCGCCGCGCTCTCGAGAAAGGGATCGACATCCTGGCCGAGTCCGTCGCTGTGACCCTTGGACCCAAGGGCCGCAACGTGGTGCTGGAGAAGAAGTTCGGTGCTCCCCAGATCATCAATGACGGCGTCACCATCGCCAAGGAGATCGAGCTCGAAGACCACATCGAGAACACCGGTGTTGCTCTGATCCGTCAGGCCGCTTCCAAGACCAACGACGCCGCCGGAGACGGCACCACCACCGCCACCGTCCTGGCCCACGCCATGGTCAAGGCCGGTCTGCGCAACGTGGCCGCCGGGGCCAACGCCATCACCCTGAAGAAGGGCATCGACAAGGCCTCCGACTTCCTGGTCAGCAAGATCAAGGAGCACTCCAAGCCCATCGCTGACAGCAACGCCATTGCCCAGGTGGGCACCATCTCCGCCGGTAACGACGAAGAAGTCGGCAAGATGATCGCCGATGCCATGGACAAGGTTGGCAAGGAAGGCGTGATCTCCCTCGAAGAGGGCAAGTCCATGGAGACCGAACTGGAGGTCACAGAGGGCATGCGCTTCGACAAGGGCTACATCTCCCCTTACTTCGCCACCGACACCGAGCGGATGGAGGCGGTGCTCGACGAGCCTTACATCCTGCTCACCGACAAGAAGATCGGTCTGGTGCAGGACCTGGTGCCCGTGCTCGAGCAGATCGCCCGCACCGGCAAGCCTCTGATGATCATCGCGGAGGACATCGAGAAGGAAGCCCTGGCCACCCTGGTGGTGAACCGTCTGCGCGGTGTTCTTAATGTGGCCGCCGTCAAGGCCCCTGGCTTCGGTGACCGCCGCAAGGCCATGCTCGAAGACATGGCTGTGCTGACCAACGGTCAGTTGATCACCGAGGACGCCGGTCTCAAGCTGGAGAACGCCAAGCTGGAGATGCTTGGCACCGCCCGTCGCGTCACCATCAACAAGGACACCACCACCATCGTTGCCGAGGGCAATGAGGTGGCTGTCGGCGCCCGCTGCGAGCAGATCAAGAAGCAGATGGACGAAACCGACTCCACCTACGACAAGGAGAAGCTGCAGGAGCGTCTGGCCAAGCTGGCCGGTGGCGTGGCTGTGGTGAAGGTGGGTGCGGCCACCGAAACCGAGATGAAGGACAAGAAGCTTCGTCTCGAGGACGCCATCAACGCCACCAAGGCTGCGGTGGAAGAGGGCATCGTCCCTGGCGGCGGCACCACCCTCGCCCACCTGGCACCTCCCCTCGAAGAGTGGGCCAAGGGCAACCTGGCCGGCGAAGAGCTGATCGGCGCCAACATCGTGGCCTCGGCTCTCACCGCTCCGCTGATGCGCATTGCCGAGAACGCTGGTGCCAACGGCGCTGTTGTGGCGGAGAACGTCAAGTCCCGCGCCATCAGCGAGGGTTACAACGCAGCCAACGGTGACTACGTCGACATGCTGGCTGCCGGCATCGTCGATCCCGCCAAGGTGACCCGCTCCGGTCTGCAGAATGCCGCCTCCATCGCTGGCATGGTGCTGACCACCGAGTGCATCGTGGCTGACCTGCCCGAGAAGAAGGACGCAGCACCTGCCGGCGGCGGCATGGGCGGTGGCGACTTCGACTACTGA
- a CDS encoding methyltransferase domain-containing protein codes for MSTWQLLIIPTSQSELDQLGLEHNCDKASKDRSQSKDIRFSSRGEGHDYLRKYEIFFKQFRGKKDISLLELGAGPEWNIGASAKIWSRYFGDNSEIFIADIKSSATQLDLIPNVKTFVGDLGNEKFLYTLQDHSYDIVIDDASHHWDHQIKCFERLFKTVNKGGIYIIEDIHTSFGSFRQGHGLARKEKLDAFSFFQYLASRLTGDRREHPSDENFLENLGLTIADVKSLKSLLQSEEDYLQSIAMISFIKHSCIVVKDVT; via the coding sequence TTGAGCACTTGGCAGTTGTTAATTATACCAACTTCCCAAAGTGAACTTGATCAACTTGGCCTAGAGCACAACTGTGACAAAGCATCAAAAGATCGGAGTCAAAGCAAAGATATACGATTTTCATCTCGCGGGGAAGGGCATGATTATCTCAGGAAATATGAAATTTTTTTCAAGCAATTTCGTGGGAAAAAGGACATCTCATTGCTCGAGCTTGGAGCAGGACCGGAATGGAACATTGGCGCATCTGCAAAAATATGGTCAAGATATTTTGGAGACAACTCAGAGATTTTTATTGCCGACATAAAATCATCTGCAACACAACTGGATTTAATACCAAACGTAAAAACTTTTGTCGGAGACCTAGGCAATGAGAAATTTTTATATACCCTTCAAGACCATTCATATGACATCGTGATCGATGACGCCTCTCATCACTGGGACCATCAAATCAAGTGCTTCGAAAGATTATTTAAAACAGTAAATAAAGGCGGTATCTATATCATTGAGGACATTCATACATCATTTGGTTCATTTCGACAAGGGCATGGACTTGCACGAAAAGAAAAACTAGACGCCTTCAGCTTTTTTCAATACCTTGCAAGCCGTCTAACAGGTGATCGCCGGGAACATCCGAGTGACGAAAACTTTTTGGAAAATCTTGGTTTGACTATTGCAGACGTCAAATCGTTGAAAAGTTTGTTGCAAAGTGAAGAAGACTATCTGCAATCAATAGCAATGATAAGCTTTATCAAGCACTCCTGCATTGTCGTGAAAGATGTTACTTAA
- a CDS encoding glycosyltransferase family 61 protein: MAERQVTHKSDIYRRVKTTKFGDELFHLLEGSKVLNYDGQAQQDDPYTALHLGLSEKLTASCCIDAYVTSTYGVFDRLGYPFQAGFLWRGCRNDGIEDYPFGKPRKVLVFKQRRVRAFDRGLYISALILNHFGHTLTEGLSSLYPLLLWKNQGFDLSKITIVIPFAFRNEIRKLAELLAIPEESFVFPEDESQFLYFKALYIPDPTMVNRRFVSPMHSSIVNAYFTLLNANEDSRPVGIRSFTGSTKVYISRSALVSPSSRNYSEEKQLEQLLQARGWAIFHPQDYSLKEQLAVYRGSQFLCGIDGSAFHALFGLKRITAKIILLTESEFLDKVSPSWNYILQFNSQGVDWLSLCCFVRKGLSLLLDQSSYQSNLILAERIDELAEFNCAEPKN, translated from the coding sequence TTGGCTGAGCGTCAGGTAACTCATAAATCTGACATTTATCGGAGAGTAAAAACAACAAAATTTGGTGATGAATTGTTTCATTTGTTGGAAGGATCTAAAGTATTAAATTACGACGGTCAAGCGCAGCAGGACGACCCCTATACAGCCCTACATCTTGGTTTAAGTGAAAAATTAACGGCTTCATGCTGTATTGACGCCTATGTCACCTCCACTTATGGAGTATTTGATCGTCTTGGCTATCCCTTTCAGGCTGGATTTCTTTGGCGCGGTTGTCGGAATGATGGAATTGAGGATTATCCCTTTGGTAAACCAAGAAAAGTACTAGTTTTCAAGCAAAGAAGAGTTCGCGCATTTGATCGAGGACTATACATAAGTGCTCTTATACTTAATCACTTTGGACACACATTGACGGAAGGGCTGTCGAGCTTATATCCGCTATTGTTGTGGAAAAATCAAGGCTTCGACCTTTCAAAAATAACAATTGTCATACCATTTGCATTTAGAAATGAAATTCGCAAATTGGCTGAGTTGTTAGCAATCCCTGAGGAGTCTTTTGTTTTCCCTGAAGATGAAAGCCAGTTTCTTTATTTTAAAGCTTTGTATATCCCTGACCCGACGATGGTTAATCGACGTTTTGTATCGCCTATGCATAGCAGTATTGTTAATGCTTATTTCACTTTGTTGAATGCTAATGAAGACTCCAGACCTGTTGGAATTCGAAGTTTTACGGGATCTACTAAAGTTTATATTTCGCGGTCCGCTTTGGTTTCACCAAGTAGTCGAAATTACTCTGAGGAAAAGCAGCTAGAGCAACTACTGCAAGCTCGTGGATGGGCTATTTTTCATCCTCAGGATTATTCTCTTAAGGAACAGTTGGCTGTTTATCGAGGTTCTCAATTTCTTTGTGGTATTGACGGTAGTGCATTTCATGCACTATTTGGCTTGAAGAGGATTACCGCAAAAATAATATTACTTACAGAGTCTGAATTTTTGGATAAAGTTTCACCATCATGGAATTATATTTTGCAATTTAACTCGCAGGGTGTTGACTGGCTGTCGCTGTGCTGCTTTGTCCGTAAAGGACTAAGTCTTCTACTTGATCAAAGCTCATATCAATCGAATCTAATTCTTGCTGAACGAATAGATGAGCTCGCAGAGTTTAATTGTGCTGAGCCCAAGAATTGA
- a CDS encoding sulfotransferase family 2 domain-containing protein, whose translation MNFYFIPGKRAAITWSEKCACTSLGHWCTNALDRKNIPGDKRLFLQREGYNFHLSQLPGLIEAGSVKTLIVTTRDPVSRMLSSYINKFVVYTGKAIDKYNSLEGFSRQFLEKIIEEKTHEIRKAKSGNKKETFINSEGHFGLSFRNFLRYISSNKDNPQALNSHFRPQITDTKSLHTILSAKELNVQLLQLRIENFQDDLKLVNSHLDLSYMPPKINVTTLPDSGWVKSDNPRLAKINSYSLIQRKELPTSTAAKEFIKRMPKLRAKFNEFFAKDYEMIQFLGSAQLNSASSSIRSARIRFD comes from the coding sequence ATGAATTTTTACTTCATTCCGGGCAAGAGAGCAGCAATTACCTGGAGCGAGAAGTGCGCATGCACATCATTAGGCCACTGGTGCACCAATGCTTTGGATCGCAAAAATATTCCAGGCGACAAAAGGCTCTTTCTACAGCGCGAAGGCTACAACTTTCATCTATCCCAACTTCCTGGACTCATTGAGGCCGGCAGTGTAAAGACGCTCATCGTGACAACACGAGACCCAGTTAGCCGGATGCTGAGTAGCTATATAAATAAATTTGTGGTCTACACAGGAAAGGCCATTGACAAATACAACAGCCTCGAAGGTTTTTCAAGACAATTTCTAGAAAAGATCATCGAAGAGAAGACGCACGAAATCAGAAAGGCAAAGAGCGGAAATAAGAAGGAAACGTTCATCAATAGCGAAGGTCATTTTGGATTATCATTTAGGAATTTTTTGCGGTATATCTCCTCCAATAAAGACAATCCCCAGGCACTTAATTCACATTTCAGACCGCAAATAACCGACACCAAGTCATTACACACAATATTAAGCGCTAAAGAGTTAAATGTTCAATTACTTCAGCTTCGAATTGAAAACTTTCAAGACGATCTTAAACTCGTGAATTCACATCTAGATCTCAGCTACATGCCTCCAAAAATCAACGTCACAACATTGCCCGATTCAGGCTGGGTTAAATCAGATAATCCTAGACTTGCAAAAATCAACTCATATTCACTCATCCAGAGAAAAGAGCTACCTACATCAACGGCTGCCAAAGAATTCATCAAAAGAATGCCAAAACTTCGAGCCAAATTCAATGAATTTTTCGCAAAAGATTATGAGATGATTCAATTCTTGGGCTCAGCACAATTAAACTCTGCGAGCTCATCTATTCGTTCAGCAAGAATTAGATTCGATTGA
- the secG gene encoding preprotein translocase subunit SecG — protein MLTSILSWTWIGSGLLLIVLVLLHSPKGDGMGGLAASGSSMFSSASSAEATLNRVTWTCLAIFLSLAVILSAGWLG, from the coding sequence ATGCTCACGTCCATCCTGTCCTGGACCTGGATCGGCAGCGGTCTTCTGCTGATCGTTCTTGTGCTCCTCCACAGCCCCAAAGGGGACGGCATGGGCGGCCTGGCAGCCAGCGGCAGCTCGATGTTCAGCAGCGCCAGCAGCGCCGAAGCCACCCTGAACCGCGTCACCTGGACCTGCCTGGCCATCTTTCTGAGCTTGGCTGTCATTTTGAGCGCTGGATGGCTGGGATAA
- the gpmI gene encoding 2,3-bisphosphoglycerate-independent phosphoglycerate mutase, with product MDQSSSNGSGRDLGVAPVVLTILDGWGHRNDSEHNAIRQSDTPVMEALWHAYPHTLIQASGSHVGLPDQQMGNSEVGHLTIGAGRIIRQELVRISDTVRDDQLKDTPALAKLAERVRNGHGTLHLLGLCSDGGVHSHVNHLCGLIHWAAAAGIQKVAIHAITDGRDTPTQSAMGSITLMQKAIEEAGVGHLASICGRYWAMDRDKRWDRTEKAYDLYTDPTRPVSDLSPQQLLAESYAAGITDEFLEPVRLSSDVMQDGDSVLMFNFRPDRARQIVQTLCLPDFDGFERRHAPKLEVVTFTQVEQDLPVDVAFPPEPLDDLLGQVVAGAGLRQYRTAETEKYPHVTYFMNGGIEQPLPGEERHLVPSPRVATYDLSPAMSADQLTDSCIAAINQGTYSLIVINYANPDMVGHTGVMDAATEAIATVDRCVGRLLDSVGRRGGTMLITADHGNAELMQGPDGQAWTAHTTNPVPCILVEGEQRKLPGYGNAITLRSDGGLADIAPTLLQILNLPQPEAMTGRSLIEPVTNVDPSPLSARLPLPV from the coding sequence GTGGACCAGAGCAGTTCCAACGGTTCAGGACGCGACTTGGGAGTGGCCCCGGTCGTTCTCACCATTTTGGATGGCTGGGGACACCGCAACGACAGCGAACACAACGCCATTCGCCAGAGCGACACGCCGGTGATGGAAGCGCTGTGGCATGCCTATCCGCACACCCTGATCCAGGCCAGCGGATCCCATGTGGGACTGCCGGATCAGCAGATGGGAAATTCCGAGGTCGGGCACCTCACCATCGGTGCGGGACGGATCATCCGCCAGGAGCTGGTGCGGATCAGCGACACCGTGCGCGACGACCAGTTGAAGGACACCCCCGCGCTGGCCAAGCTGGCGGAGCGCGTGCGCAACGGCCATGGAACCCTTCACCTGCTGGGGCTCTGCTCCGATGGTGGCGTTCACAGCCACGTCAACCATCTCTGCGGACTGATCCACTGGGCCGCTGCGGCCGGCATCCAGAAGGTGGCCATCCATGCCATCACCGATGGCCGCGACACGCCCACCCAGAGCGCGATGGGTTCAATCACCCTGATGCAAAAGGCGATTGAGGAAGCTGGGGTCGGTCATCTGGCCAGCATCTGCGGCCGTTACTGGGCCATGGATCGAGACAAGCGCTGGGATCGCACGGAGAAGGCCTACGACCTGTATACCGATCCCACTCGTCCTGTCAGCGACCTGAGCCCGCAGCAGCTGCTGGCCGAGAGCTACGCCGCTGGCATCACCGATGAGTTCCTCGAGCCGGTGCGCCTGAGCAGCGACGTGATGCAGGACGGCGACAGCGTTCTGATGTTCAACTTCCGCCCGGACCGAGCGCGCCAGATTGTCCAGACGCTCTGCCTGCCGGACTTCGACGGCTTTGAGCGCCGGCATGCACCAAAGCTGGAGGTGGTCACCTTCACCCAGGTGGAGCAGGACTTACCGGTGGACGTGGCCTTCCCCCCTGAACCCCTGGACGATCTGCTGGGTCAGGTGGTGGCCGGTGCCGGGTTGCGTCAGTACCGCACGGCAGAAACCGAAAAGTATCCCCACGTCACCTACTTCATGAACGGTGGCATCGAGCAACCGCTGCCGGGGGAAGAGCGGCATCTGGTGCCCTCACCGCGGGTGGCCACCTATGACCTCTCACCGGCCATGTCTGCCGACCAGCTCACGGACAGCTGTATTGCCGCGATCAACCAGGGCACCTACAGCCTGATCGTGATTAACTACGCAAACCCGGACATGGTGGGACACACCGGGGTGATGGATGCGGCCACCGAGGCCATCGCCACAGTCGATCGCTGCGTCGGTCGCCTGCTGGATTCCGTCGGCCGCCGTGGCGGCACGATGTTGATCACGGCGGACCATGGCAACGCCGAGTTGATGCAAGGTCCCGACGGTCAGGCCTGGACGGCCCACACCACCAACCCGGTTCCCTGCATTCTTGTGGAGGGTGAACAGCGCAAGCTTCCCGGCTACGGCAACGCCATAACACTGCGCAGCGATGGCGGACTCGCCGATATTGCTCCCACCCTGCTGCAGATCCTCAACCTGCCTCAACCGGAAGCAATGACAGGCCGTAGCCTGATTGAACCAGTGACCAACGTCGACCCGTCGCCACTGTCGGCCCGTTTACCTCTTCCCGTCTGA
- the pyrR gene encoding bifunctional pyr operon transcriptional regulator/uracil phosphoribosyltransferase PyrR has product MTEPLDTDRVEILSDRELGRTLARLATQVLESVDDSRTLMLLGIPTRGVQLSKVLARELERLSGHAIAQGSIDPTFHRDDLERIGTRLPQLTTLPNSVEGRQVVLVDDVIFTGRTVRAALEALQSWGRAQRVMLLAMVDRGHRELPIQPDFCGRVVPTRRSETIELRLRDVDGEEGVFLRRISRPA; this is encoded by the coding sequence ATGACAGAACCGCTGGACACCGATCGGGTCGAAATTCTCTCGGATCGGGAGCTCGGCAGGACCCTGGCCCGCCTGGCCACTCAGGTGCTGGAGAGCGTGGACGACAGCCGCACGCTCATGCTTCTGGGCATCCCCACCCGGGGGGTTCAGCTGTCCAAGGTGCTGGCACGGGAGCTGGAGCGGCTCAGCGGCCACGCCATTGCCCAAGGATCGATCGATCCCACCTTTCACCGGGATGATCTGGAACGGATCGGCACCCGTCTCCCCCAACTCACCACCCTGCCCAACAGCGTCGAAGGCCGGCAGGTGGTGTTGGTGGATGACGTGATCTTCACCGGGCGGACGGTGCGGGCCGCCCTGGAAGCGCTGCAGAGCTGGGGGCGTGCCCAGCGGGTGATGCTTCTGGCCATGGTGGATCGCGGCCACCGGGAACTGCCGATCCAGCCTGATTTCTGTGGCCGTGTGGTGCCAACCCGTCGCAGCGAAACCATCGAGCTGCGGTTGCGGGATGTGGACGGGGAGGAAGGGGTGTTCCTGCGGCGAATCAGCCGGCCGGCGTGA
- a CDS encoding ferredoxin-thioredoxin reductase variable chain has protein sequence MQAGDKVTVEASVVVFNHPQHRGEAFDMKGQSGEVVSVLNDWKGRVISPTLPVIVAFGRYKAHFRADELTPAG, from the coding sequence ATGCAGGCGGGAGACAAGGTGACGGTCGAGGCCTCCGTTGTGGTCTTCAACCATCCCCAACACCGTGGAGAAGCCTTCGACATGAAGGGTCAGAGCGGTGAAGTGGTGTCCGTTTTGAACGATTGGAAGGGTCGCGTGATCAGCCCCACCCTGCCGGTGATCGTGGCCTTCGGTCGCTACAAGGCCCACTTCCGCGCCGACGAACTCACGCCGGCCGGCTGA